The Ancylobacter sp. SL191 nucleotide sequence TCGCCGCTGCACTTGCGGTGACGTTCGGCATCAGTGCGGCGAGCGCCGACACGCTCGCCGACGCAAAATCCAAGGGCACGCTGACCATCGGCGTGAAGAACGATTATCCGCCCTATGGCTTCCTCAACGACAAGGGCGAGATCGTCGGTTTCGAAGTCGATCTCGGCAAATACGTCGCCAAGGAACTGCTCGGCCCCGAGGGCAAGGTCGAGCTCGTGCCGGTGGTGGCCGCCAACCGCATCGAGTTCCTCAACTCCGGGCGCATCGACATCATCTTCGCCACCCTCGGCGTCACCGCCGACCGCGCCAAGGTCATCGACTTCTCGGAGTACTACGTCTCCGCCCCCGGTCCGTCCGTCATCGCCTCCAAGGCGGCGACCTTCTCCAAGTGGGAACAGCTGAAGGGCCTGACGCTCTGCGGCATTCAGGGCTCGTACTACAACAAGCACCTGACCGAGGATCTCGGCATCCAGCTCACCGCCTTCAAGACGCAGCCGGAGGCCTATCGCGCGCTCAAGGACAATCGTTGCGTCGGCTTCGTGTTCGACGACATGACCCTGCGCAAGAAGACCGAGGAAGCCGAATGGGCCGACTACAAGATCGCCGTCGATCCCTATGAGTACATTCCGCAGGCCGCCGGCATCCGCAAGGGTGACGATGCG carries:
- a CDS encoding transporter substrate-binding domain-containing protein — encoded protein: MRTSILTIAAALAVTFGISAASADTLADAKSKGTLTIGVKNDYPPYGFLNDKGEIVGFEVDLGKYVAKELLGPEGKVELVPVVAANRIEFLNSGRIDIIFATLGVTADRAKVIDFSEYYVSAPGPSVIASKAATFSKWEQLKGLTLCGIQGSYYNKHLTEDLGIQLTAFKTQPEAYRALKDNRCVGFVFDDMTLRKKTEEAEWADYKIAVDPYEYIPQAAGIRKGDDAFRAAVNKAITKAEAEGKLIEWETTYGMPHAAYIAERAKAAAAKLTP